The Novipirellula aureliae sequence GCCGAACAAAAACAACAAATGGCATTCGAACTATCAGCCATGGACGAAAAGCTGCTAAAATTTGGTGACCTGTTCAAAGAACGGTTTATGCGGATCGATGTTGCGGTCGCTCTCAACGATGCACTCGATTTAGGATGGCAAACCATGGCCGAGTGTTTTGAGCCAGAAGAATTGTTGGTCCGCGAAAACTTGTTGAAAAGATACTTTCCAAAACAATGACACTGGCACTCAACAAAACGACACTCAAACGACAAAACGATCATGTCAAATTGTATCGTCGTTTCCTGCCATCCTTGGAACTGAAACGCCAGCAATTACAAACCGCTTGGAGTGAATCGAAAGAAGAACTCGCGGTGATCGAGGCTGAAGTCGAGGCGGTTAGCGCAGAACTGCAACCGCTTTATCCTCTCGTCGGTGCTTCGACGATCGATGTTGGCGAGATGGCGCACTGGGTTCGTGTCGTCGCGGTCAAGGTGGAAACCGAGAATGTCGTCGGCACGTCCGTTCCCAAACTGGGAGACCTCCAAATGGAAGTGACCAATTATTCGCGGCTGATCATGCCATTTTGGATCGACTCCATGATTGAAGCGCTCCAGAAAATGGTTCGCTTAAAAGTACAGGTCCGAATCGCAAGGCAGCGAACCGAGGTGCTCGGGTTAGC is a genomic window containing:
- a CDS encoding V-type ATP synthase subunit D, which translates into the protein MTLALNKTTLKRQNDHVKLYRRFLPSLELKRQQLQTAWSESKEELAVIEAEVEAVSAELQPLYPLVGASTIDVGEMAHWVRVVAVKVETENVVGTSVPKLGDLQMEVTNYSRLIMPFWIDSMIEALQKMVRLKVQVRIARQRTEVLGLALRRITQRVNLFDKVLIPRAEENIRRINIFLSDQERAAVVRSKIAKSR